The Streptomyces avermitilis MA-4680 = NBRC 14893 genome contains a region encoding:
- a CDS encoding DUF5941 domain-containing protein, giving the protein MSTAILTGQPVPGSSLEGDLRSLGFDVRVASDAGDAETLLAAVPANQRVAIVDARFVGHLHALRLGLTDPRFEAAALAGAVSAQPGARQALTRALARESSAATGGATVVMDNLAERITAALDADGVQVHRPDLGTLVAAVPADPQARNEVRQAVTAVDDEAVRLRTAVKSRDGFFTTHFISPYSRYLARWCARRGLTPNQVTTASLLTALVAAGCAATGTRAGFVAAGLLLLFSFVLDCADGQLARYSLQYSTLGAWLDATFDRAKEYAYYAGLALGAARGGDDVWALALGAMVLQSCRHIVDFSFNEANHDATANTSPTAALSDKLDSVGWTVWLRRMIVLPIGERWAMIAVLTALTTPRITFYALLIGCAFAATYTTAGRVLRSLTRKARRTDRAAQALADLTDSGPLAEFLTRFARRLRLRGPACVALVTGALVVLAAALAPYGSWWPVLAAVTYVLLSPVALLKPLKGALDWLVPPFYRAAEYGTVLVLAAKADVNGALPAAFGLVAAVAYHHYDTVYRIRGNAGAPPHWLVRAIGGHEGRTLLVTVLAALLVPTDFKVALTALAVAVALVVLVESIRFWVSSQAPAVHDEGEPA; this is encoded by the coding sequence CTGTCGACCGCCATCCTCACCGGTCAGCCGGTCCCCGGATCGTCGCTCGAAGGCGATCTGCGGTCGCTCGGCTTCGACGTGCGGGTCGCCTCCGACGCCGGTGACGCAGAGACGCTCCTCGCCGCCGTGCCGGCGAACCAGCGGGTCGCGATCGTCGACGCCCGCTTCGTGGGCCACCTCCACGCGCTGCGCCTCGGTCTCACCGACCCGCGTTTCGAGGCCGCCGCGCTGGCCGGCGCCGTATCGGCCCAGCCCGGCGCCCGGCAGGCGCTGACCCGCGCCCTGGCCCGGGAGAGCTCCGCGGCGACCGGCGGTGCCACCGTCGTCATGGACAACCTCGCCGAGCGCATCACCGCGGCCCTCGACGCCGACGGCGTCCAGGTGCACCGCCCCGACCTCGGCACACTCGTCGCCGCCGTCCCCGCCGACCCGCAGGCCCGCAACGAGGTCCGCCAGGCCGTCACGGCCGTCGACGACGAGGCGGTACGGCTGCGTACCGCCGTGAAGTCCCGGGACGGCTTCTTCACCACCCACTTCATCAGCCCGTACTCGCGCTACCTGGCCCGCTGGTGCGCCCGCCGCGGTCTGACCCCCAACCAGGTCACCACCGCGTCCCTGCTCACCGCCCTGGTCGCGGCGGGCTGCGCGGCCACCGGCACCCGCGCCGGGTTCGTCGCGGCCGGCCTGCTGCTCCTGTTCTCCTTCGTCCTCGACTGCGCCGACGGGCAGCTCGCCCGTTACTCCCTGCAGTACTCGACGCTCGGCGCCTGGCTCGACGCGACCTTCGACCGGGCCAAGGAGTACGCCTACTACGCGGGCCTCGCCCTCGGCGCGGCCCGTGGCGGCGACGACGTATGGGCGCTCGCCCTCGGCGCGATGGTCCTGCAGAGCTGCCGCCACATCGTCGACTTCTCCTTCAACGAGGCGAACCACGACGCCACCGCCAACACCAGCCCCACCGCCGCCCTCTCGGACAAGCTCGACAGCGTCGGCTGGACGGTGTGGCTGCGCCGCATGATCGTCCTGCCGATCGGTGAGCGCTGGGCGATGATCGCCGTCCTCACGGCACTGACGACTCCCCGCATCACCTTCTACGCGCTGCTCATCGGGTGCGCCTTCGCGGCGACGTACACCACGGCGGGCCGGGTGCTGCGGTCACTGACGCGCAAGGCGCGGCGGACGGACCGCGCGGCCCAGGCTCTCGCCGACCTGACGGACTCCGGGCCGCTCGCCGAGTTCCTGACGCGCTTCGCGCGCAGGCTGCGCCTTCGCGGTCCCGCCTGCGTGGCTCTTGTCACGGGCGCTCTCGTGGTGCTGGCCGCCGCTCTCGCCCCGTACGGCAGCTGGTGGCCCGTCCTGGCCGCCGTGACGTACGTACTCCTGTCGCCCGTGGCCCTGCTGAAGCCCCTCAAGGGCGCGCTGGACTGGCTGGTTCCGCCGTTCTACCGTGCGGCTGAATACGGCACTGTTCTGGTACTGGCCGCCAAAGCGGACGTGAACGGAGCGCTGCCGGCTGCTTTCGGACTGGTGGCCGCGGTCGCCTACCATCACTACGACACGGTGTACCGCATCCGCGGGAACGCCGGCGCGCCGCCGCACTGGCTGGTGCGTGCGATCGGGGGGCACGAAGGCAGGACGCTGCTGGTCACCGTTCTGGCCGCGCTGCTCGTCCCCACAGATTTCAAGGTCGCGCTCACGGCACTCGCCGTGGCCGTGGCACTCGTGGTGCTCGTCGAGAGCATCCGCTTCTGGGTGTCCTCCCAAGCACCCGCCGTACACGATGAAGGAGAACCCGCATGA